A region of Leclercia adecarboxylata DNA encodes the following proteins:
- the narJ gene encoding nitrate reductase molybdenum cofactor assembly chaperone: MIELVIVSRLLEYPDAALAQHQQELFDALASSENLDKEDAQTLGVFLRDLLSRDLLDVQSDYSQLFDRGRATSLLLFEHVHGESRDRGQAMVDLMSQYEQHGLHLDSRELPDHLPLYLEYLAQLPKEEALGGLQDIAPILALLSARLQQRESRYAVLFDLLVKLANASVDSEKVAEKIADEARDDTPQALDAVWEEEQVKFFADQSCGESEIAAHQRRFAGAVAPQYLNISNGGQQ, encoded by the coding sequence ATGATTGAACTCGTCATTGTTTCGCGTCTGCTCGAGTACCCGGATGCTGCCCTGGCGCAGCATCAACAGGAACTCTTTGATGCACTCGCGTCATCGGAAAACCTGGACAAAGAGGATGCCCAGACCCTGGGCGTTTTCCTCCGCGATCTGCTCTCCCGGGATCTGCTGGACGTGCAGTCTGACTACAGCCAGCTGTTCGACCGCGGCCGCGCCACTTCGCTGCTGCTGTTCGAGCACGTTCACGGTGAATCCCGTGACCGGGGTCAGGCGATGGTCGACTTGATGTCGCAGTACGAGCAGCACGGCCTGCATCTCGACAGCCGCGAGCTGCCGGATCACCTGCCGCTGTACCTGGAGTATCTGGCGCAGCTGCCGAAAGAAGAGGCGCTGGGCGGCCTGCAGGATATCGCTCCGATTCTGGCGTTACTGAGCGCGCGTCTGCAACAGCGTGAAAGCCGCTACGCGGTGCTGTTCGATCTGCTGGTGAAACTGGCAAACGCATCGGTCGACAGTGAAAAAGTGGCGGAAAAAATCGCCGATGAAGCGCGCGATGATACCCCACAGGCGCTGGATGCGGTCTGGGAAGAGGAGCAGGTGAAGTTCTTTGCTGACCAGAGCTGCGGTGAGTCGGAGATCGCCGCTCACCAGCGTCGTTTTGCCGGTGCCGTTGCCCCGCAATATTTGAATATCTCTAACGGAGGACAGCAATAA
- the rssB gene encoding two-component system response regulator RssB produces MTQPLAGKQILIVEDEPVFRSLLDSWLSSLGATTALAADGIDALEIMVGLKPDLMICDIAMPRMNGLKLVEHLRNAGNQLPILVISATENMADIAKALRLGVQDVLLKPVKDLNRLRETVLACLYPNMFNSRVEEEERLFQDWDALVNNPSAAAKLLQELQPPVQQTISGCKVNYRQLMAADQPGLVLDIAPLSENDLAFYCLDVTRAGDNGVLAALLLRALFNGLLQEQLSHQGQRLPELGSLLKQVNQLLRQASLPGQFPLLVGYYHSGLKNLILVSAGLNATLNTGEHHIQVSNGVPLGTLGNTYLNQISHRCTSWQCQIWGTGGRLRLMLSTE; encoded by the coding sequence ATGACACAACCACTAGCCGGAAAACAAATTCTGATAGTTGAAGACGAGCCTGTTTTCCGCTCTTTACTGGATTCATGGCTATCATCGCTGGGGGCGACCACCGCGCTTGCAGCTGATGGAATCGACGCTCTGGAAATAATGGTAGGGCTTAAGCCCGATTTGATGATTTGCGACATCGCCATGCCGCGTATGAATGGCCTGAAGCTGGTGGAGCATCTGCGTAACGCAGGTAACCAGCTTCCGATTCTGGTTATTTCCGCGACGGAAAATATGGCCGATATCGCAAAAGCGTTACGTCTTGGAGTCCAGGATGTATTGCTTAAGCCGGTAAAAGATCTCAATCGCCTGCGTGAAACCGTGCTCGCCTGCCTCTATCCCAATATGTTCAATTCGCGCGTTGAAGAAGAAGAGCGACTTTTTCAGGACTGGGATGCGCTGGTCAATAACCCATCTGCGGCAGCAAAGCTGTTACAGGAACTTCAGCCGCCAGTGCAACAGACCATCTCCGGGTGCAAGGTGAATTACCGCCAGCTGATGGCGGCCGATCAACCAGGTCTGGTGCTGGATATCGCACCGTTGTCTGAAAACGATCTGGCATTTTATTGTCTGGACGTCACCCGGGCAGGCGATAATGGCGTGCTGGCGGCGTTATTATTGCGGGCATTATTTAATGGCCTGCTCCAGGAACAACTTTCTCACCAGGGGCAGCGTCTGCCTGAGTTGGGCAGCTTGTTGAAACAGGTTAACCAGCTGCTGCGACAAGCCAGTCTGCCTGGTCAATTTCCTTTACTGGTCGGTTATTACCACAGCGGCCTGAAAAATTTGATTCTGGTGTCTGCCGGACTTAATGCCACGCTTAATACAGGTGAGCATCATATTCAGGTCAGTAACGGCGTTCCGTTAGGCACGTTAGGTAATACTTATCTTAATCAAATAAGCCACCGCTGCACCTCATGGCAATGCCAAATTTGGGGGACAGGGGGACGGTTGCGCTTAATGTTGTCCACAGAATAG
- the rssA gene encoding patatin-like phospholipase RssA — protein MRKVKIGLALGSGAARGWSHIGVINALQRLGIEIDIVAGCSIGSLVGAAYSCGKLPELETWVRSFSYWDVLRLMDLSWQRGGLLRGERVFNRFRQVMPLTEFSSCQMPFGAVATNLSTGREIWFTEGDLHLAVRASCSMPGLMAPVPHNGYWLVDGGVVNPVPISLTRAMGADIVIAVDLQHDAHLMQQDLMPVNTHTDEGAPEDLAWHKRLRGRFTRTTRKLVTAPTAMEIMTTSIQVLENRLKRNRMAGDPPDILIQPFCPQISTLDFHRAEAAITAGAQAVEKKMDELLPLVRATA, from the coding sequence ATGAGAAAAGTAAAAATTGGACTGGCGTTGGGCTCAGGTGCAGCCCGGGGCTGGTCGCATATTGGCGTGATCAACGCCTTACAACGTTTAGGTATCGAAATTGATATTGTTGCAGGCTGTTCAATAGGTTCACTGGTGGGGGCCGCCTACTCGTGTGGCAAGCTCCCGGAGCTGGAAACCTGGGTTCGTTCTTTTAGCTACTGGGACGTCCTGCGCCTGATGGATCTCTCCTGGCAACGTGGCGGGTTATTACGCGGTGAGCGCGTCTTTAACCGTTTTCGCCAGGTCATGCCCCTGACCGAATTCTCAAGCTGTCAGATGCCTTTCGGTGCGGTAGCTACCAATCTCAGCACCGGCAGGGAAATCTGGTTCACCGAAGGCGATCTTCATCTTGCCGTACGAGCCTCCTGCAGTATGCCTGGCCTGATGGCGCCGGTTCCGCATAATGGCTACTGGTTGGTTGACGGCGGCGTTGTTAATCCGGTGCCCATTTCACTGACCCGCGCGATGGGGGCCGATATCGTCATTGCCGTCGACCTCCAGCATGATGCCCACCTGATGCAGCAGGATCTTATGCCGGTCAATACCCATACTGATGAGGGCGCGCCAGAAGATCTCGCCTGGCATAAACGCCTGCGAGGACGCTTCACGCGGACCACCCGTAAGCTGGTCACTGCGCCTACCGCTATGGAAATCATGACGACGTCAATTCAGGTGCTGGAAAATCGCCTGAAGCGCAATCGAATGGCGGGAGATCCGCCGGATATATTGATCCAACCTTTTTGTCCACAAATTTCAACGCTCGATTTCCATCGTGCAGAGGCAGCCATTACCGCAGGCGCGCAGGCAGTCGAAAAGAAAATGGATGAATTATTACCTTTAGTGCGGGCAACAGCCTGA
- the narH gene encoding nitrate reductase subunit beta, whose amino-acid sequence MKIRSQVGMVLNLDKCIGCHTCSVTCKNVWTSREGMEYAWFNNVESKPGTGFPTDWENQEKWKGGWIRKINGKLVPRMGNKALLLGKIFANPHLPGIDDYYEPFDFDYQNLHNAPEGKHQPIARPRSLITGQRMDKITSGPNWEEILGGEFEKRAKDQNFENMQKAMYGQFENTFMMYLPRLCEHCLNPACVATCPSGAIYKREEDGIVLIDQDKCRGWRMCITGCPYKKIYFNWKSGKSEKCIFCYPRIEAGMPTVCSESCVGRIRYLGVLLYDADAIENAASTENEKDLYQRQLDVFLDPNDPKVIAQALKDGIPQSVIDAAQQSPVYKMAMDWKLALPLHPEYRTLPMVWYVPPLSPIQSAADAGELGSNGILPDVESLRIPVQYLANLLTAGDTQPVLLALKRMLAMRHFKRAETVDGVIDTRALEEVGLSEAQAQEMYRYLAIANYEDRFVVPSSHRELAREAFPEKSGCGFTFGDGCHGSDNKFNLFNSRRIDAMDVTSKTEPHQ is encoded by the coding sequence ATGAAAATTCGTTCACAAGTCGGCATGGTGCTGAATCTGGATAAATGCATCGGCTGTCATACCTGCTCAGTCACCTGTAAAAACGTCTGGACCAGCCGCGAAGGTATGGAGTACGCCTGGTTCAACAATGTGGAAAGCAAGCCGGGCACCGGCTTCCCGACTGACTGGGAAAACCAGGAGAAATGGAAGGGCGGCTGGATCCGTAAAATCAACGGCAAGCTGGTGCCGCGCATGGGTAACAAAGCGCTGCTGCTGGGTAAGATCTTCGCTAACCCGCACCTGCCGGGCATCGATGACTACTACGAGCCGTTTGACTTCGATTACCAGAACCTGCACAACGCCCCGGAAGGTAAACACCAGCCGATCGCCCGTCCACGCTCGCTGATCACCGGTCAGCGCATGGACAAGATCACCAGCGGGCCCAACTGGGAAGAGATTCTGGGCGGCGAGTTCGAAAAGCGCGCCAAAGACCAGAACTTCGAAAACATGCAGAAGGCGATGTACGGCCAGTTCGAAAACACCTTCATGATGTATCTGCCGCGCCTGTGCGAACACTGCCTCAACCCGGCCTGTGTCGCCACCTGTCCGAGCGGTGCCATCTACAAGCGTGAAGAAGACGGTATCGTGCTGATCGACCAGGACAAATGCCGTGGCTGGCGTATGTGCATCACCGGCTGCCCGTACAAAAAAATCTACTTCAACTGGAAGAGCGGCAAGTCCGAGAAGTGCATCTTCTGTTATCCGCGTATCGAAGCCGGGATGCCAACCGTCTGCTCTGAAAGCTGCGTAGGCCGTATCCGTTACCTCGGCGTGCTGCTGTATGACGCAGATGCCATTGAAAACGCGGCGAGCACCGAGAACGAGAAAGATCTGTACCAGCGACAGCTGGACGTGTTCCTCGATCCGAACGATCCAAAAGTGATCGCCCAGGCGCTGAAAGACGGCATTCCGCAGAGCGTGATTGACGCTGCGCAGCAGTCGCCAGTGTACAAAATGGCGATGGACTGGAAGCTGGCCCTGCCGCTGCATCCGGAATACCGCACGCTGCCGATGGTCTGGTATGTGCCGCCTCTGTCTCCGATTCAGTCTGCGGCTGACGCGGGCGAGCTGGGCAGCAACGGCATTCTGCCGGATGTCGAAAGCCTGCGTATCCCGGTTCAGTATCTGGCGAACCTGCTCACCGCAGGTGACACCCAGCCGGTACTGCTGGCGCTGAAACGTATGCTGGCGATGCGCCACTTCAAACGTGCGGAAACCGTTGACGGCGTCATCGACACCCGCGCGCTGGAAGAGGTGGGCTTAAGCGAAGCTCAGGCTCAGGAGATGTACCGCTATCTGGCGATTGCCAACTACGAAGATCGTTTCGTGGTACCCAGCAGCCACCGTGAGCTGGCCCGTGAAGCCTTCCCGGAAAAAAGTGGGTGTGGCTTTACCTTCGGCGACGGTTGCCACGGTTCAGACAACAAATTCAACCTGTTTAACAGCCGTCGCATCGACGCGATGGATGTGACCAGCAAAACGGAGCCGCACCAATGA
- the purU gene encoding formyltetrahydrofolate deformylase, which yields MQSTQRKVLRTICPDQKGLIARITNICYKHELNIVQNNEFVDHRTGRFFMRTELEGIFNDATLLADLDGALPEGSVRELTPAGRRRVVILVTKEAHCLGDLLMKANYGGLDVEIAAVIGNHETLRTLVERFDIPFELVSHEGHTREEHDNLMAQAIEAHDPDYVVLAKYMRVLTPSFVARFPNKIINIHHSFLPAFIGARPYHQAYERGVKIIGATAHYVNDNLDEGPIIMQDVIHVDHTYTAEDMMRAGRDVEKNVLSRALYQVLAQRVFVYGNRTIIL from the coding sequence ATGCAATCAACACAACGCAAAGTGCTGCGCACCATTTGTCCCGACCAGAAAGGGCTGATCGCCCGTATCACCAATATTTGCTACAAGCATGAACTGAATATCGTGCAGAACAACGAGTTTGTTGATCACCGTACCGGCCGCTTCTTTATGCGTACCGAGCTGGAAGGGATTTTCAATGACGCGACGCTGCTTGCCGATCTGGACGGCGCCCTGCCGGAAGGCTCGGTACGTGAACTGACTCCTGCCGGTCGTCGCCGCGTGGTTATCCTGGTCACCAAAGAGGCGCATTGCCTGGGCGACCTGCTGATGAAAGCCAACTATGGCGGGCTGGACGTGGAGATCGCTGCGGTCATTGGCAACCACGAGACGCTGCGTACTCTGGTTGAGCGTTTTGATATTCCGTTTGAGCTGGTCAGCCATGAAGGCCATACCCGCGAAGAGCATGACAATTTAATGGCTCAGGCCATTGAAGCGCATGATCCGGACTACGTGGTGCTGGCGAAATACATGCGCGTTCTGACGCCGTCATTTGTTGCCCGTTTCCCGAACAAGATTATCAATATTCACCACTCGTTCCTGCCGGCGTTTATTGGCGCGCGTCCTTATCACCAGGCGTACGAGCGCGGCGTGAAGATCATCGGCGCAACGGCCCACTACGTGAATGACAATCTGGATGAAGGTCCAATCATTATGCAGGACGTGATTCATGTCGATCACACCTACACGGCGGAAGATATGATGCGTGCCGGCCGCGACGTCGAAAAAAATGTATTAAGCCGCGCGCTGTATCAGGTGCTGGCTCAGCGTGTCTTCGTGTACGGTAACAGAACGATTATTCTTTAA
- a CDS encoding nitrate reductase subunit alpha, with translation MSKFLDRFRYFKQKGETFADGHGQVLETNRDWEDGYRQRWQHDKVVRSTHGVNCTGSCSWKIFVKNGLVTWEMQQTDYPRTRPDMPNHEPRGCPRGASYSWYLYSANRLKYPLMRKRLMKMWREAKVQHSDPVLAWASIIEDADKAKSFKQARGRGGFVRSSWQEVNELIAASNVYTVKTYGPDRVAGFSPIPAMSMVSYASGARYLSLIGGTCLSFYDWYCDLPPASPQTWGEQTDVPESADWYNSSYIIAWGSNVPQTRTPDAHFFTEVRYKGTKTVAVTPDYAEIAKLCDLWLAPKQGTDAAMALAMGHVMLREFHLDKPSQYFTDYVRKYTDMPMLVMLEERDGYYAAGRMLRAADLVDALGQENNPEWKTVACTSNGDMIAPNGSIGFRWGEKGKWNLEQRNGTTGEETELRLSMLGSQDEIADVGFPYFGGEGSEHFNKVELQNVLMHKLPVKRLQLADGSTALVTTVYDLTMANYGLERGLGDENCATSYDDVKAYTPAWAEQITGVPRAQIVRTAREFADNADKTHGRSMIIVGAGLNHWYHLDMNYRGLINMLIFCGCVGQSGGGWAHYVGQEKLRPQTGWQPLAFALDWQRPARHMNSTSYFYNHSSQWRYETVTAQELLSPMADKSRYSGHLIDFNVRAERMGWLPSAPQLGTNPLRIAEEAKKAGMTPADYTVKSLKEGSIRFAAEQPENGKNHPRNLFIWRSNLLGSSGKGHEYMLKYLLGTENGIQGKDLGKQGGVKPEEVEWKDNGLDGKLDLVVTLDFRLSSTCLYSDIVLPTATWYEKDDMNTSDMHPFIHPLSAAVDPAWESKSDWDIYKDIAKKFSEVCVGHLGKETDVVTLPIQHDSAAELAQPLDVKDWKKGECDLIPGVTAPHIIPVERDYPATYERFTSIGPLMEKIGNGGKGIAWNTQSEMDLLRKLNYTKADGPAKGQPMLNTAIDAAEMILTLAPETNGQVSVKAWAALSEFTGRDHTHLALNKEDEKIRFRDIQAQPRKIISSPTWSGLEDEHVSYNAGYTNVHELIPWRTLSGRQSLYQDHQWMRDFGESLLVYRPPIDTRSVKAVMGAKSNGNPEKALNFLTPHQKWGIHSTYSDNLLMLTLSRGGPIVWMSEADAKDLGIEDNDWIEVFNSNGALTARAVVSQRVPAGMTMMYHAQERIVNLPGSEITEQRGGIHNSVTRITPKPTHMIGGYAQLAYGFNYYGTVGSNRDEFVVVRKMKNINWLDGEGNDQVQESVK, from the coding sequence ATGAGCAAATTTTTGGACCGGTTTCGCTACTTCAAACAGAAGGGTGAAACTTTTGCCGATGGGCACGGCCAGGTTCTGGAGACTAACCGGGACTGGGAAGACGGTTACCGTCAGCGTTGGCAACATGACAAAGTGGTGCGTTCTACCCACGGCGTAAACTGCACCGGCTCCTGCAGCTGGAAGATTTTCGTCAAAAATGGTCTGGTGACCTGGGAAATGCAGCAGACCGACTACCCACGCACCCGCCCGGATATGCCAAACCACGAACCGCGTGGCTGCCCACGTGGCGCCAGCTACTCCTGGTATCTGTACAGCGCTAACCGCCTGAAATATCCGCTGATGCGTAAACGCCTGATGAAGATGTGGCGTGAAGCGAAAGTGCAGCACAGCGATCCGGTGCTGGCCTGGGCCTCTATTATCGAAGACGCCGACAAAGCGAAGAGCTTCAAACAGGCTCGCGGTCGCGGCGGCTTTGTGCGCTCCTCCTGGCAGGAAGTGAACGAACTGATTGCCGCCTCCAACGTCTATACCGTTAAAACCTACGGCCCGGACCGTGTGGCGGGCTTCTCGCCAATCCCGGCGATGTCGATGGTCTCCTACGCCTCTGGCGCGCGCTATCTGTCGCTTATCGGCGGTACCTGCCTGAGCTTCTACGACTGGTACTGCGACCTGCCGCCTGCCTCCCCGCAGACCTGGGGTGAGCAGACCGACGTGCCGGAATCCGCAGACTGGTATAACTCCAGCTATATCATCGCCTGGGGCTCCAACGTTCCGCAGACCCGTACCCCGGACGCCCACTTCTTTACCGAAGTGCGTTACAAAGGTACCAAAACCGTCGCCGTTACCCCGGACTACGCCGAAATCGCCAAGCTGTGCGACCTGTGGCTGGCCCCGAAACAGGGTACCGATGCCGCGATGGCGTTGGCGATGGGCCACGTCATGCTGCGTGAGTTCCACCTCGACAAGCCAAGCCAGTACTTCACCGACTACGTGCGCAAGTACACCGACATGCCAATGCTGGTGATGCTGGAAGAGCGCGACGGTTACTACGCCGCAGGCCGTATGCTGCGTGCCGCCGACCTGGTGGATGCGCTGGGCCAGGAAAATAACCCGGAGTGGAAAACCGTTGCCTGCACCAGCAATGGCGACATGATTGCTCCTAACGGCTCCATCGGTTTCCGCTGGGGTGAGAAGGGCAAATGGAACCTCGAGCAGCGTAACGGCACGACCGGTGAAGAGACCGAACTGCGCCTCAGCATGCTGGGCAGCCAGGACGAGATCGCCGATGTCGGCTTCCCGTACTTTGGCGGCGAAGGATCTGAACACTTCAACAAGGTTGAGCTGCAAAACGTCCTGATGCACAAACTGCCGGTGAAACGCCTGCAGCTGGCCGACGGCTCTACCGCGTTAGTCACCACCGTTTATGACCTGACCATGGCCAACTACGGTCTGGAGCGCGGCCTTGGCGACGAAAACTGCGCCACCAGCTATGACGACGTAAAAGCCTACACCCCGGCCTGGGCCGAGCAGATCACCGGCGTACCGCGGGCGCAGATCGTCCGTACCGCGCGCGAGTTTGCGGATAACGCCGATAAGACTCACGGTCGTTCAATGATCATCGTCGGTGCAGGCCTGAACCACTGGTATCACCTCGATATGAACTATCGCGGGTTGATCAACATGCTGATCTTCTGCGGCTGCGTCGGTCAGAGTGGCGGCGGCTGGGCACACTACGTGGGCCAGGAAAAACTGCGTCCGCAGACCGGCTGGCAGCCGCTGGCGTTTGCCCTTGACTGGCAGCGTCCGGCGCGTCACATGAACAGCACCTCTTACTTCTATAACCACTCCAGCCAGTGGCGCTACGAAACGGTTACCGCCCAGGAGCTGCTGTCGCCGATGGCGGACAAATCCCGCTACAGCGGCCACTTAATCGACTTCAACGTGCGCGCAGAGCGCATGGGCTGGCTGCCGTCTGCGCCACAGCTGGGGACCAACCCGCTGCGCATTGCAGAGGAAGCGAAGAAAGCCGGCATGACGCCAGCGGACTACACCGTCAAGTCCCTGAAAGAGGGCTCTATCCGTTTCGCCGCTGAGCAGCCGGAAAACGGTAAAAACCATCCGCGCAACCTGTTCATCTGGCGCTCCAACCTGCTGGGCTCGTCCGGTAAAGGCCACGAGTACATGCTGAAATACCTGCTCGGTACTGAAAATGGTATCCAGGGGAAAGATCTCGGCAAGCAGGGCGGCGTGAAGCCTGAAGAGGTGGAGTGGAAAGACAACGGTCTCGACGGCAAACTGGATCTGGTGGTGACCCTGGACTTCCGTCTGTCCAGCACCTGCCTGTACTCCGATATCGTGCTGCCAACCGCTACCTGGTATGAAAAAGACGACATGAATACCTCGGATATGCATCCGTTTATTCATCCGCTGTCTGCCGCCGTTGACCCGGCGTGGGAATCCAAAAGCGACTGGGATATCTACAAAGATATCGCGAAGAAATTCTCCGAAGTGTGCGTAGGGCATCTGGGCAAAGAGACCGACGTGGTCACCCTGCCAATCCAGCACGACTCTGCCGCCGAACTGGCGCAGCCGCTGGACGTGAAGGACTGGAAAAAAGGCGAGTGCGACCTGATCCCGGGCGTCACTGCACCGCACATTATTCCGGTGGAACGTGATTACCCGGCGACCTACGAGCGCTTTACCTCTATCGGCCCGCTGATGGAGAAAATCGGTAACGGCGGCAAGGGCATTGCCTGGAATACCCAGAGCGAAATGGATCTGCTGCGTAAGCTCAATTACACCAAAGCGGACGGCCCGGCCAAAGGCCAGCCAATGCTGAACACGGCGATTGATGCGGCAGAGATGATCCTCACCCTGGCCCCGGAAACCAACGGTCAGGTGTCGGTGAAAGCCTGGGCGGCGCTGAGCGAATTTACCGGTCGCGACCATACCCATCTGGCGCTGAACAAAGAAGACGAGAAGATCCGCTTCCGCGATATTCAGGCCCAGCCGCGCAAAATTATCTCCAGCCCGACGTGGTCTGGTCTGGAAGATGAGCACGTCTCTTATAACGCCGGTTACACCAACGTTCACGAGCTGATCCCATGGCGTACCCTGTCCGGCCGTCAGTCCCTGTATCAGGATCATCAGTGGATGCGTGACTTCGGTGAGAGCCTGCTGGTCTACCGTCCGCCGATTGATACCCGCTCCGTGAAAGCCGTAATGGGTGCGAAATCCAACGGCAACCCGGAGAAGGCGCTGAACTTCCTGACGCCGCACCAGAAGTGGGGTATCCACTCCACCTACAGCGACAACCTGCTGATGCTGACGCTGTCGCGCGGCGGCCCGATTGTCTGGATGAGTGAAGCGGATGCCAAAGATCTGGGCATTGAAGATAACGACTGGATCGAAGTGTTCAACAGCAACGGCGCCCTGACCGCCCGTGCGGTGGTGAGCCAGCGTGTACCGGCCGGGATGACCATGATGTACCACGCCCAGGAACGTATCGTGAACCTGCCGGGTTCCGAGATAACCGAACAGCGCGGCGGTATTCATAACTCCGTGACCCGTATTACGCCGAAACCGACCCATATGATCGGCGGCTATGCGCAGCTGGCCTACGGCTTTAACTACTACGGCACCGTAGGATCGAACCGCGATGAGTTCGTGGTGGTACGTAAGATGAAGAACATTAACTGGTTAGATGGCGAAGGTAATGACCAGGTACAGGAGAGCGTAAAATGA
- a CDS encoding YchJ family protein has protein sequence MSQLCPCGSALDYSLCCQRYLTGEQVAPDPASLMRSRYAAFVTRDADYLIRTWHPSCHATDFRQEIEAGFANTQWLGLTQYETAAGRDENEGFVSFVARFTEQGKAGAIIERSRFLKEGGQWYYIDGTRPQFGRNDPCPCGSGKKFKKCCGQ, from the coding sequence GTGTCTCAACTCTGTCCCTGCGGTAGCGCTCTCGATTATAGCCTATGTTGCCAGCGATATCTTACTGGTGAACAGGTTGCACCGGACCCGGCATCACTTATGCGCTCCCGATATGCCGCTTTTGTGACGCGGGACGCAGACTACCTGATCAGGACCTGGCATCCATCCTGCCATGCTACTGATTTTCGTCAGGAGATCGAGGCCGGATTTGCAAATACGCAGTGGCTCGGCCTGACTCAGTACGAAACGGCAGCAGGCCGGGATGAAAACGAGGGGTTCGTCAGTTTTGTCGCGCGCTTTACCGAACAAGGCAAAGCGGGTGCCATCATCGAACGCTCGCGTTTCTTAAAGGAGGGCGGACAGTGGTACTATATTGACGGTACGCGTCCACAGTTCGGTCGTAATGACCCCTGCCCCTGTGGTTCAGGTAAAAAATTTAAAAAGTGTTGCGGCCAGTAA
- a CDS encoding Lrp/AsnC family transcriptional regulator produces MDYVIDEIDRHILRCLVEDARMSLKVLSARVGLTSPSTAERLKRLEERGIVQGYGARVNLAALGYTLQALVRVRPLPGLLHKVDKYIQQMPECIESDKVTGEDCFVIRLVVCSIEQLDTLLDGLAEHAQCNTSIVKSSPVTRRLPPV; encoded by the coding sequence ATGGATTACGTTATTGATGAGATCGACCGCCATATTCTGCGCTGTCTGGTAGAGGACGCGCGTATGTCGCTGAAGGTGTTGAGCGCCCGGGTTGGACTCACGTCACCCAGTACGGCGGAGCGTTTAAAAAGGCTGGAGGAGCGGGGGATTGTTCAGGGGTACGGTGCCCGGGTAAACCTGGCTGCGCTGGGGTATACGCTGCAGGCGCTTGTCCGCGTGCGGCCGTTGCCGGGGTTATTGCATAAGGTGGATAAATACATCCAGCAGATGCCCGAATGTATAGAGAGCGACAAAGTGACCGGCGAAGACTGCTTTGTTATCAGGCTGGTGGTGTGCTCGATTGAACAGCTGGATACGTTGCTGGATGGGCTGGCAGAACACGCGCAGTGCAATACGTCTATTGTGAAGAGTTCACCGGTAACGCGCCGGTTGCCGCCGGTGTAG
- the narI gene encoding respiratory nitrate reductase subunit gamma, with the protein MHFLNMFFFDIYPYIAGSVFLIGSWLRYDYGQYTWRAASSQMLDRKGMNLASNLFHIGILGIFAGHFLGMLTPHWMYESFLPMDVKQKMAMIAGGACGVMTLVGGLLLLKRRLFSTRVRATTTGADILILSLLMVQCALGLLTIPFSAQHMDGSEMLKLVGWAQSVVTFHGGASEHLDGVAFVFRVHLVLGMTLFLLFPFSRLVHIWSAPVEYLTRRYQIVRARR; encoded by the coding sequence ATGCATTTCCTGAATATGTTCTTCTTCGATATCTATCCGTATATTGCCGGTTCGGTATTTCTGATTGGTAGCTGGCTGCGTTATGACTACGGTCAGTACACCTGGCGCGCCGCGTCCAGCCAGATGCTGGATCGCAAAGGGATGAACCTGGCGTCGAACCTGTTCCATATCGGTATTCTGGGCATCTTTGCCGGTCACTTCCTCGGGATGCTGACCCCGCACTGGATGTATGAATCCTTCCTGCCGATGGACGTGAAGCAGAAGATGGCGATGATTGCCGGGGGCGCCTGCGGCGTGATGACCCTGGTCGGCGGCCTGCTGCTGCTGAAACGTCGTCTGTTCAGCACGCGCGTTCGCGCCACCACCACCGGGGCAGATATCCTGATCCTCTCCCTGCTGATGGTGCAGTGTGCGTTGGGTCTGCTGACCATTCCGTTCTCTGCGCAGCACATGGACGGCAGCGAAATGCTGAAGCTGGTGGGTTGGGCACAGTCGGTGGTGACCTTCCACGGCGGGGCATCTGAGCATCTGGACGGCGTGGCGTTTGTTTTCCGCGTCCACCTGGTGCTGGGCATGACCCTGTTCCTGCTGTTCCCGTTCTCCCGTCTGGTGCATATCTGGAGCGCGCCGGTAGAGTACCTGACGCGCAGATATCAGATTGTGCGTGCCCGTCGCTAA